From Triticum aestivum cultivar Chinese Spring chromosome 7B, IWGSC CS RefSeq v2.1, whole genome shotgun sequence:
CAAGAGGAATGGGATTGTGggatcgctttcttggccatgtgtGATGACTTGCTGTACATCGTTTGCATGGTCCTACTTGCTAGGAATGAGGACGGGTGAAGGAGCACCGGAAGTGAACGGATGGCCACCAACCGGAATCTTCATATGTATGATATGAAAGATGAAAGATTTATCTTATGTACTTTACGCATCACATAGGTCAGCGAGTGGGTCGAGCAACTTAACTACCTTATTTTTATCATATATTCTGAAATTCAACTAGTTGAGTTCATACTTCCGCTCTTCTATATGCGGCACACTCAACATGATATATATGGTTTATGTTTAGCCACAACTAGCCATACACAATAACACATGTTCTTTAATTTGTGCCTTTTTAATGTAATGCTCAATAAAGAGACTATGATAGTTAATAAGAGATTTGAGGAACGCACACCAACTATAGTGCTCGACAGCCGAGCCATACTCACGTTAAGATATGCTATGGCAAATCTTGGCAGATATACCGAATGTACATTTTTGCTTCTTGAccatggtagtttactttgatttATTTTCTTGCGGGGATGCTTTCACTTTAGGATGACCTGGTTTAGCTTTGACTATTAGACACGTTGGATTCGAGGAACTACCGTATCTAATATTTATTTCTCAGTTTTCCTGTCAGTTCCTTTTCTTTGTCATAGAAATGAGATAGACATGCTAATGCATTGAATGGTAACATTTTTACTCCCGGGTCATCTTTGATGTTCAAATATATTAGTATAATTGCCATAACAAATTTTTGGATTCATCTGATTCTTGAATTGCTCATTTACTCGAGTTGACTCAGCCCGGACGGACTCCATAGAACTTGTCAAGGTAATGAGTTAAGGTTGACTTAGCTCACATAGGAGTATATAACAACTTCAAACATCAACTTGGTTTTACTTGTGAACCTTTTGCAAGTTGACTCGTTTAACTCATTATAGAAGTGAACAACAAAGCATGCATACATCGAATTTGACTATATGAGCATCAATATCATGTACGCATACAATTTAAGAGATGATAAAAAATGCAAAATAACACGAGCTTTTGTCATGAACGCTCATGCATGAGCATGACACAATCAACATGAGTACGAAAAACCAACTCTCCATGCAGTACTCGTGATGTACTCCCTCTTcgctcctaaatatttgtctttctagagatttcaaatgaactaccacatacggatgtacattgacatattttagaatgtagattcactcattttgcaccgtaagtaacttgttgaaatctctagaaagacaaatatttagaaacggagggagtacttggttgtCGCCTTTCTTCTGCTATGGGCTATGGGAATGGTGATTGTGGAAGTGTGGTTGAGGTTAGCTGAGGGGTGGGACGAGGATGCCAGAAGTGACATAAAGGGAGCAGTCAACAGAGACGGCCATGAGGACAAGAGGAGACCTGAGGGGTGGCACCGTGGACGATGTGTCGAGGAAGGGGTGACTAGGAAAAGAGACTAAGATGAACCGATGAGTCTTCAAGGCTGAGATAGTTGGGCTTTAGATAGACTGTCAGATCGAAATGAATCAAATTTAATGAGCTTAACAAGTAATTCACTAGTCAGTTTGTTAAGCTCATCATTCTTTTTGAACAACAAGCCCAATGTTAATGCTCACCATTACACACATACACTCATTGAAGACTAGAGTCATGGAGTTTCTAGATTGACAAAGTCGAGAACGGACGTTTGGCTCTCGGCCACCATGGAGgccttttttttctaaaaaaaaatcaaaattcaaacttttcggtttcagaaaaatctgaaaaaaattgtgCAAGTAAATAAGGATGTTATGTGCATGTGTGTAAAATTTATGGATGAAATAAGTTGAAATGCGACCTGTAAAAAAAACAAATTCATGGCCTAGGATGAATAGTATTATGTGTAAAAAGCCTCAGATTTGTCTTTTTCGTACAGCTctcatttcaacgtattttgcCCTGAAAATTTACACGCTTGTGTATTATGCCTCCATGTATATCTGTATtttctttcagaattttttgaaatgtagaAACTATGAAATTcgatgaattttgaatttttctagACCGAGATccctggagctcggcctccaaaggcAATATACGGACAAATTCATCATAATCGCTTCGGTCTGCATGGCTGGATAGTATATAATTTTGTCAAGAAATAGTGTATATGACAAAAAAATATAGCGAGTTGGAAACCGAACAATTGTGGACAAACTCAAATGACATTTAATGTTCCCAAAAAGGAGCCAGAGATCTCCATGCAAGCAACCAAGGAGATGTATTAAGATCGAAAAAATTATCTAGTGATACCACTCTCTAGACAATACAAATGTCGAAATGTGGTGCAAATAGTCATGAACCATTTCAGAAGAAATAACAATATATATCAAGATTTCGAATCAAAATTTACTTTACacctgagaaacatggaagacaaaATCCTCTGAAAAACATCTGAAATAAAGCGGAAAGGAGAGGACATTTTTTTTTCATGTAGTCACTAACCTATGGCCTAtggttcccgcaaaaaaaaaaaaacctatGGCCTATGGGCCTTAAAAATTGATGGTCCACTAACACCAGATTGCTTTGATCGGGTGCGTCTTCCCCTCCTCGCCCTCGGCCCCTCATCGATTCCCCACTCCGCAAGAATCTCTCAGTCTCACCCACCGATACAAATCGACAATGCATATTGGTTGATTCCGAGATGGGTCCAGAAACTAGTAGGCGGAGGTGTTGTTGTTGATCGGAGCAGCGCGAGCTTGAGGCCGGCGGGGAGaggaggcgaaggcggcggcggtcgCGGCTGTTCTTGCTCCAGCGAGCCGGCCGGGTAGGGGGCGGAGGGCTGCGAATCACGCGGCCGCGCCAGAATTATCTGATTCCCACGCGGTGGCCTCCCAATCCACAATCTTTTCCTGCAAGCACGGACCATGAGGTCGTTGACGCCGCCGCATGTGCCGGGGCTGTGGGAGAGGGAAGAACTCGTGGAGGTCCTGATCCGCATTCCGCCGGACGAGCCGGCGGACCTCATCCGCGCCTCCCTCGTCTGCAAGGCTTGGTGCCGCCTCCTCTCCGGCCACGTCTTCCGCGGCCGCTACCGCACCTTGCACAAAACACCTCCAGTCCTGGGCTTCCTACAAAGCTGGGATGACAACGTCGAGCGCTTCGTCCCGACCACAAAATTCCGCCCCCGCAGTCCCAAGCGTCGGGACAGCTTCGTGCTCGACTGCCGCCATGGCCGCGTTCTTCTTGGGTGTGAGTGGGACAgggaagatgaggaagaggaggaagaggaggaagagaaggaagagaaggaggtggaggatgtCAACTGGAAGATGGTCGTCTGGGACCCAGTGTCTGGGAGCCGGACGGAGTTGCACAACATCTTCGGCCCTGACAGCAACCGCGCAAACTATACGGCCACGGTGCTCTGTGCAACGGATGGCTGCAACCACACTGCCTGCAACTTGGGCCCATTTTTCGTCGTTGTAGCTTTTGTCAGCCTTCATGATAAGAGGCTCGTGTTGGCGTCTGTATACTCATCGAAGACCCGGGAGTGGACCTCGCCGGCCTCTATTCATATCGGCGGCGTTGGAACACTTGGAGCCTACATCGTCGCAAGGCCTGCCGTTATCGTTGGACAAGCGCTCCACTTCCTCCTTCGTCGAGATGAGGGCATTTGCATTCTCAAGTATGACTTGGTTAGGCATCGCCTATCGGTCATTGATCCACCAGGGCTGCGTACATTGACGTGGAACCCTCTCCTCATTTCGCCGGACGACGGTGGGCTGGGTGTCGTCCACCTAGACCAGCATGGGCTATGCCTCATTTGGTCGATGGAGGTGAGTCGTGATGGAGAAGTGTCATGGATTCAGGTTAGAGAAATGGACCTCAAGACACTTGTCCCCAGTGGCAATCCCAGGACCTCATATTCATTAAAGTTGGTTGGCTGTGTGGAGGGCACCGATATCATCCTTGCGATCACATATCTTGGTGCATTCCGAATTGATCTCAAGTCCCTGAGGTTGAGAAAGTTGTCGAGTAAGCCAAATAGGGGCACAATTGAGCGGGAAATATTTGAGAACCTCTTTCTCTACATGAGCTTCAACAATCCACCAGGTATATAATGTTTAATTTAACCATTTATATTATGGTTTCGCTGACGTCTTCTATTCACCAACATATGTTATGTTTCCCTTAAGAAAATCCTGAAGTTGCGCAAAGAAATTCTCATCCTAGTGACTCATTCTTCAAAACTGTTTGCTTCGTTTAGCGGTGGCAAGTGCTGTGGCGGTGGCTGAAACAAGTGAAGCAGGGCGCCGTGTGTCTTGAAGGGGGGCGACACAGCTGTTTCCTTTAACAACGCGTCATTCAATGAAGTGTTTTTGTTAGTTGGTCATCACTAAAAAGTTTATAGTAATAAAGTGGGCCTATTATATTAAATTTAGAGGATTCTCCTAGCATTATGAGTTTAGTTTTAAAGATCACTGGTGGATGTGGCAATTTGAATCACGTGCCAGCCGTTGAAGAATGGAAGTTCAGTTTTAATATTTTGGTGTTGGTTTTCAGTTTGAGTCTTATCCTATGTTTTATATGGGCATCGTAGCTGTGGTATCTTTTTAAGCGTCAGTTTTAAGTTCGTTGCCCAGCAACCAGCATGGATGCTTGCTCTTCTCTGTGTGACTTACCAGACTGTACTTTCAGCAACCAATGGAAGATATGCTCTTCCTTCAGCCATTTTGTTAGCATATCAGACTGGTCTCTGCAACTTCCCTTGCCAGGCAAAATGCTTCCTACATTGTTATATCAAATAGCTACTGGATCCAGCAGGGTGTTCACTGATGCTAGTTCGATTTTGCGGGAAACATAAACTATGCTACAGTTATATACTTCGTACTACTACTATAATACTAGGCACAAAAAAGATAGTACCATTTTACATTACTATTTTGATGTCCCTGCAAAAGGAAAAATAAAGGTGTCATTTTGGTGTAGTAGTTTCAGTAATTTCGTAGCCCAGACACAAAGCAGAGTGCTTGGCCAGGAAAAACTGCAGCATTTCCGGCCATGCTCCTATCCATACAAGAGCCTGTACACCAATCCATGTAATTTATAGTTCTTTTATCGGAGTGTCGTCAATGTGTTAGTACTACATCAGCTATGTCTCTTCCCCTCTTCATCAGGCCAAAAATGAGAAATGAAAACTAAACAAATCACATCCTGGGTCTTGGTCTTGCCACTGCAGCAGCAGCATCCCGCCTCATCATGATCATCTAAACAAGAAGTGGAAGAAAAAAGAATGGAGAATGCAGGGGGAGCTCTGCTCAGTGGTGCCTGGCGTTATGGCCCTTGGGGCCATAGTAGTCCACATGGATCTCAGGCATCCTGTGCCCCCCTGCCCTCTCTTTCTCTTCAGAGATGGCCTCCTCCACTTCATCCCCTGATGATGGCTCATCACCATCAGCCTTGTTCACCACCCCTTTCTCCGCGGATTTCTGTAACCAAGAGAAGAAAGCACGCAAGGTTAGAGAACCGATCATCGCGCAACAACACACCGAATCACCGGAGACGACAGTCGCAATCACTTACATTGAGCACAGGGTTGCCGAGCGCCGCCTTGCTCTCCGCGTCAAGCCTGATGCCCTGGGCCGTCGCCACCATCAGGAGCAGAACCACGGCAGCCGCGGCCATTGGCAGGCAGGTCATGGCCATCTTGTACTCCAGTATATGTGTAAGTATCCTGAAAGAGTTGAGCTGAGAGACAATCCTGCTTCAAGTGAACTCAGCTGAGTTGGAATGGAACAGTAGTGGCTCAGTGAGGAGATTTGGACTCTGTTGCCTGAAGAACCATTTGACCCTGAGAAGACCATATATACTACAGACACAAGACTTTTCTTAACGACCAGCCGGGGCCCACCCAGTGATTGGTGTACTCATGTCTGCAGCCAAGGGTCTAACCTGAAGTACCAATGCAGGAATGTAGCCATTGTTTATGCAGTCCTCTGCTACACTTTGAACAAGTATGTCTGCCCCAACCATGGAGCCGTGTTTATTAGGACGCTGGACCCCTGGATT
This genomic window contains:
- the LOC123157624 gene encoding uncharacterized protein — translated: MRSLTPPHVPGLWEREELVEVLIRIPPDEPADLIRASLVCKAWCRLLSGHVFRGRYRTLHKTPPVLGFLQSWDDNVERFVPTTKFRPRSPKRRDSFVLDCRHGRVLLGCEWDREDEEEEEEEEEKEEKEVEDVNWKMVVWDPVSGSRTELHNIFGPDSNRANYTATVLCATDGCNHTACNLGPFFVVVAFVSLHDKRLVLASVYSSKTREWTSPASIHIGGVGTLGAYIVARPAVIVGQALHFLLRRDEGICILKYDLVRHRLSVIDPPGLRTLTWNPLLISPDDGGLGVVHLDQHGLCLIWSMEVSRDGEVSWIQVREMDLKTLVPSGNPRTSYSLKLVGCVEGTDIILAITYLGAFRIDLKSLRLRKLSSKPNRGTIEREIFENLFLYMSFNNPPAVASAVAVAETSEAGRRVS